The Azospirillum lipoferum 4B genomic sequence CAACTCTTGCCCCCACCCTAACCCTCCCGCCTCAGCACTTGCTCCCTCCCTCGCCCAGCGGGGGAGGGTCGGGGTGGGGGCAAGCGACACAACCACTTCACCCCCCGCTTAGGACAGACGGTCACCCGATGAGCAAGACCAAGCGCGCACTGATCATCAGCCATGGCCACCCCTCCTTCTCGCTGGGCGGGGGTGAGGTCGCCTCCTACAACCTGCACAACGGCCTGCACGACCTGCCGGGCTGGGAGAGCCATTATCTCGCCCGCGTGGCTCCGCCCATCGCGCAGCATCGCGGCTCCGCCCTGATGGCGCTGCGCCAGAAGGAGCGGGAGGTGCTGTATTACGCCAACGACTACGACCATTTCCGTCTGTCCAACCGCAACCTGCCGGGGCTGGAGAAGGACTTCGTCCGCTATGTCCGCGACCTTCAGCCGGACGTGGTGAACTTCCACCATTTCCTGGGGCTGGGGATCGAGACCATCCAGGCGGTGCGGCAGGCGCTGCCGCGCGTGCCCATCGTGGTGACGCTGCATGAATATCTGTCGATCTGCCATCACCACGGCCAGATGGTGAAGACCAGCCGCAACACGCTGTGCTACCGCGCCAGCCCGGCCGACTGCGCCGGCTGCTTCCCGCACATCGGCGAGGCGGAGTTCTTCAAGCGCGAGCTGTTCCTGAAGACCTTCCTGGAGCAGGCGGACTTCTATGTCAGCCCGTCGAACTTCCTGATCGACCGCTATGTCGACTGGGGGCTGCCGCGCGAGAAGTTCCGCATGATCGAGAACGGCCTGACCATCGAAGGGATCGCCCCGCCGCGCCCGGTCACCCGCGGCGGCAAGCGCAACCGCTTCGCCTTCTTCGGCCAGCTGACCGAGTTCAAGGGCGCCCATCTGCTGGTGGAGGCGGTGTCGCGCCTCTCCGACAAGGCCTGGGGCGAGGACGGTGCGCTGATGATCTTCGGCGGCAACCTGGAACGCCAGCCGGAGGCCTATCAGAAGCGCTTCAACGACGCGGTTGAGAAGGCCGGCGACCGGGTTCGCTTCTATGGCAGCTACCGCTCCGCCGAGCTGCCGGGCCTGATGAAGGACGTCGATTGGATGGTCATCCCGTCGATCTGGTGGGAGAACTCCCCCGTCGTCATCCAGGAGGCCTTCTTGCATGGCCGTCCGATCATCGCCAGCAACATCGGCGGCATGGCGGAGAAGGTGACCCATGGCGTCGACGGCCTGCATTTCCGCAACGGCAGCGTCGAGGATCTGGTGGACCGCATGACGGAGGCGCTGACCTCGCCCGACCTGTGGGACCGCCTGCGCCTGCGCATCCGCCGTCCCATCGACCGTGCCGAATGCGCCCGCCAGCATGCCGAGGTCTTCGACGCGCTGCTGGCCGCCGGCGGGGCGGCACCCTCCATTCCCGAACGGGCGGTGGCGCAGCGGTCCTGATAGGAAAGAATGGGACAGCCTGTGATACTTTTCGAAGTCGTGGAATAATTAATTCCATTTTTCACAGAGTAAATTGGTAAAGTTGGAATGAAAGTCGCAGGATCTTCCATTCATGTCCTGTGCGCCGATTCGAATTCGCCCGGCAATGATCCGGGTGCCATCCGCCCTTATTGCCGCTCAACCCAGGGAGAGCCGCCGTGGCCAACATCCTCGTCATGATTCCGTCGGGCGAAGTCTATGATCATGACTGCGTGCGCTGGTACGCCTACCAGGACATTCAGCGCAGCATCGGTCATTATCACAACATCGGCGACGCCTTCGTCTTCGACTCCTCGCTGAAGCTGTTGACCTATGACAAGCTCGACGTGCTGGAGATCCGCGAGTTCCGGCAGGAGGCCGTCGACCGCATCAACGCCGAGTATGATTACGTCTTCCTGCGCGGCAGCAACTACATCCACGATTCGATGGACTGGCCGGCGGCGACCCTGCAGGTGCTTACCAAGCTGCGCATCCCCGTCATCGCCTTCGGCGTCGGTGCCCAGGCGCCGGCCACCGGCAAGCTGACGCTGTCCGAGGAAAGTAAGCGCATCTGGCGGACCATCGCCGACAAGTCGACGACGCTGGGCGTGCGCGGCACCTATACCGCCGAAGTGCTGTGGGATCTGGGCATCAAGAACACCCGCATCGTCGGCTGCCCGACCGCCTTCCGCAACCGCGACCCGGAACTGCGCATCGACCTGCCGGCTCTGGACAGCGTGCGCAAGGTCGGCATCACCATGCGCCGCGAGGTGTCCAAGCACTATTCGCCGGACGTCCGCAAGTATCTGGAACGCCACCGCGATTTCGTGAAGGACATCTCCCGCCGCTTCGACACCGTCCTGATGATGCAAGGCGAGGTGGAGGAAAAGAAGCTGCTGTGGGGCACCGGGGAGCAGAAGGCGGAGGCCTGGACGCAGCTGCACGAGAATGCCTGGCTGAAGCAGTGGTATTTCGACGACGGGATGGACGCGCTGTACCGCGAGCGCCTGTGGTATTCGGACGTCGTCGCCGACTACGAGACCCTCGTGCGGTCGAAGGATCTCGTGCTGGGATACCGTCTGCACGGCAACCTGATGGCCCTGTCGAACGCCACGCCGTCGGTCTATTTCAGCTATGACAGCCGCACGGCGGAGTTCGCGGAGACCTTCGCGATCCCCTGCTACAACGTCTATTCGGACAAGCCCTTCGTCCTCGAGGAATATTGGGACCAGAACCTGTTCGAGAAGTTCAACCGCACCTACTACCAGCGCTATCGCGACATGCGGGAGTTCCTGGACGAGAATTACGTTCCCCACCGCATGCCGAGCCACACCCTGCGCCGCACCACCGACCGCAAGGCGGCGTGAGTGGGCTGATCGTCCCCTCTCCCCGGGGGGGAGAGGGGGATCTCACTCCAACCAACCGGAACGGGTCCGATGTCCGCCACCGCCAAGATCGTCGAGCTTCACGACCCCGCCGCCGCGGCCGAGGCACCGCAGGGGGCGGCCATCGTCGGCCATATCGACGCCCTGCAGGGGGGGCGCGTGTTCGGCTGGGGCTGGGACGGCAATCATCCCGGCGACCGGCTGGAGGTGGAACTGCGGCTGGAGCGGGACGGCGGTCCGCCGGTGACGCTGGCGCGGGTGCTGGCCGACCGGCTGCGGCCCGATCTGGCGGGCGGCGGCATCGGCGACGGCGCGCATGCCTTCGAAGCCGAACTGACCCTGCCCGAGGGGGCCGATCCGTCGCGGGTGGTGGCCGTCGTCCGGTCGCCGTCCACCGGCGAGACCGTGACCTTCGCGCAGCCCAACCCGGAGGACCAGCGGCTCGACCGCCTGCTGGGGCCGCATCTGCAGCGCATCGGCGAGCGGATCGACGCGCTTCGCCGCGACCAGCGTCAGCTTGCCGCCGCCCAGCAGACCATCGGCCGGCTTCTGCGCGACGCCGGCGAAGGAGTGACGGCACTCCGCAGCGACGCGACCCGTCTGGAAGCTGCGCAGGCGGAGCGGACCGAGGCATTGGCAGCCACCCTGCAGGAGTTGACCGAGCGCGTCGGCGGCCTGGAGGTGTTCCTGATGCGGATGGACCAGACCCTGCGCGGGCTGGATGGCGCCTCAGCCGAAAAAACCAGCGGGGCAGGCTGGTCGCCGCTGCTGACCGTGCTGGGATCGACGGCCGGCGCCTTCATCGCCGTGCTGGTCGGCTGGTTGACGCTGCATTGACCGGGAAGGTTCCGCTAGACTGAAGGGTAGGCAACCGGAGCGGCTTGGCGGTGTTGACACGCTGCGGCCCTCCTGCCGCACCGTGTCACCGACCGGAGCCTTCCCAACCATGCCTGTCCATCATGCTTGACGGAGTTCCCGTCGCCGATCCGTCTCCCGAGGCGCCGCCTTCCCCGCAGTCTCCGGCAGCCCTGACCGTCCAGAGCGAAGGCGAACTGGCCGTCCGGCTGGCGGCGCTCGCCCGCCGTCCCGGTGGTGTCCTGCTGCTTGCCCGCAGCGACGGTCGTGCGGCCCGGCTGGCCCATCTGGCCGGCGACATAGCACCCGACCTCGACGTCGTGCTGCTGCCCATCGACGAGACGGCTGCCGGGGACCGTGCCGCGCCGTCGCGCGCCGTGCTGGGGCGCCGCGCCGCCGGGCTGATGCGGCTGGCCGACGTGGCGGCACCAGCCGCCGGCCGGCTGGTGGTGGCCTCGGCCGACCTCGCCCTGCAACGGCTGCCGCCGCGGGAAGCGTGGACGGGCGCCCGGTTCCGTGTGACCCGCGGCATGGCCTATGACGAGGCGGCATGGCGCGGTTGGTTCGCCAGAGCCGGCTATGTGCTGGACGAACGGGTCGACGAACCCGGAGAGGCGGCGATCCGCGGCGCGGTGGTGGAGATGTTCCCCGGCGACGGCGACCGGCCGGTCCGCTGCGACATCGCCGATGGTGTGGTGCGCGAATTGCGGCTGTACGACCCGGTTTCCCAGCGCTCCATCGCCTCCATCGACGAGGTCACGCTCGGCCCGGTCAGCGACCTGATCGTCGGGCCGGAGATGCTCGACTGGCTGACGGCCAACCTCGCGAAGCTGGGCTATGTCCTGCCGGCGGATCTGCGGCGGGAGTTGGAGAAGGGGCGGCGGCCCTATGCCTTCGACCTTCAGCTTCCCAATGTCTTCGACGATTGCCCGCTGCTGCTCGACCTGCTGCCGGACGCGCTGGTGGTGCTGGATGCCGGCGCGCGCGACCGCATCGAGGCGCGGGCCGACGATCTGGCCGAGTCCGGTCCCGACCGCCGCATCCGCCGCGACGACGCCTGCATCCTGCCGGTGCCGGCGCTGGAGCGGCGCCTGATCGATGCCGAATCCCTCGACGAGAGGTTCGCCGCCCGCGACGTGCTGCCGGTCGAGCTGACGACCGGGCCGGCTGTGGAGGCAGCGCGGACCGAACGCACGCTGCTGCGCCGGGCGGCGGCTCTGGTCGGGGAAGGCGGCGCCGTGCTGCTCGCCGCCCACCCCGGTGGCGGACCCGACGAGGCGGACCGGCTGGCGGAGCGGGCGGAGGCGGCGTTGGGGCGGCCGGTGCCACGCCTGGACCGCTGGCCGGACCCGCCGCTCGCGCCGGGCGGCTGCGCCGTGCTGGCGCTGCGGACCGGTGGGGGCTTCGTCTGTGACGGCATGACCGTGCTGGTGGCGCCGCGCCATGCCGGGGACGCGGGCAGGGGGGCGCCGGCCCGGCCGCCGCTGGCGCCGTCCGAGCTGGCGCCCGGCGACTTCGTCGTCCATCTGGATTACGGCATCGGCCAGCTGGTCGGGCTGGAGGCCATCGCCTCCGATGACGGTGCGGGTGGGGAGACCACCGCCGATTTCCTGGTGCTGGACTATGCCCATGACGACCGGCTGCTGGTCCCCACCTCCGACTTCGACCGGCTGTGGCGCCATGGCTCGGCCGACACCGGCGCCCGTCTCGACAGCCTGAAGAACGCCAGCTGGCTGGATCGCCGCGCGGTGCTGGAGGCGGAGATCGGCGAGACCGCCAAGGGCATCCTGCGCGAGGCCCGCCGCCGCGCGCGGGAGACGGCACCGGTCATCGACCCGCCGGCCGACCGCATGCGCCGCTTCGGCGCCCGGTTCGGCTTCGACCTGACGGAGGGGCAGCATCACGCCATCCGGTCGGTGCTCGACGCCATGCGCCGGGGCCACCCGATGGACCATCTGGCCTGCGCCGACGTCGGATACGGCAAGACGGAGGTGGCCTTGCGTGCGGCGGCGGCCGTCGCCTTCGCCGGCCATCAGGTGGCGGTGATGGCCCCGACCTCTGTCCTCGCCCGCCAGCATCTGGACGTATTCCGCCGCCGCTTCGCCGGCTTCGGCCTGACGGTGGAACCCTTGACCGGTGCCATGACCAAGGCGGAGGGCGAGCGGGTGCGCGCCGGGCTGGCCGACGGATCGGTGGACATCGTCATCGGCACCCATGCACTGCTGTCCAAGGATGTCCGCTTCCTCCGCCTGGGCCTGATGGTGGTGGACGAGGAGCAGCGTTTCGGCGCCGCGCAGAAGCAGGCGCTGAAGCGGCGGACCAAGGGCGTGCACAGCCTGGCGCTGAGCGCCACGCCGATCCCGCGCACGCTGCAGGGCGCACTGGCCGGCTTGCGCGGGCTCAGCATCATCGACACGCCGCCGGCCCGCCGCCGGCCGGTGCGCACCGCCGTGACCCCGCGCGATCCCACCACCGCCCGTGCCGCCCTTCTGCGCGAGCTTGGCCGCGGTGGGCAGGCCTTCTGCGTCACCCCGCGCATCGCCGACCTTAGCGAACTGGAGGATTGGATCCGGGAGCTTGTGCCGGCCGCCCGCATCGCCGTGGCGCATGGCCGGCTGGGTGCGGCGGCGCTGGACGACGCGGTGATGGGCTTCGTCGACGGCGAGAGCGACATCCTGCTGTCGACGCCGATCATCGAATCCGGCATCGACATCCCGCGCGCCAACACGCTGCTGCTGTTCCGCCCCGACCTGTTCGGGCTGGGCCAGCTGCACCAGCTGCGCGGCCGGGTGGGGCGCGGGGCGGTGCAGGGCTACGCCTATCTGTTGACCGATCCCGACCACCCGCTGGAGGAGCGGGCGGCCCGCCGGCTCGGCTCCCTGGAGGTGATCGAAAGCCTGGGCGGCGGCTTCGTGCTGAGCATGCTCGACCTCGACCAACGCGGGGCGGGCGACCTGCTGGGCGAGGACCAGACCGGCCATCTGCGCGCGGTGGGGACGGAGCTGTACCAGCGCATCCTGGCCGACGCCCTGCGGTCGCTGCGCCGCCAGCCGGACGAGCGCTGGGACCCGGAGGTGACGGTCGCTGTTCCCCACTGCATCCCCGCCGCCTACATCCCGGAGGAAGAGCTGCGCATCGGCCTGCACCGCCGCATCGCCCGCACCCGCGATGCCGGCGAGCTGGACGCCCTGCGCGAGGAGATGGAGGACCGCTTCGGTCCGCTGCCCGACCCGGTGGAGCGCCTGCTGGCCGTGGCGTCGCTGCGCTGCCGCTGCCGGGCGCTGGGGATCGCTTCGCTCGGCTGCGGACCGGCGGGGGTGGCGGCGACCCTGCGTGGCGACCGCGCCGACAAGCGGGCGGCGACTCTGGCCAAGCGCTCCAAGGGCCTGCTGCGCGCCCAGGACGACCGCCTGACCGCCGCGCTGGAGGCCCCCGACGCCGATGGGCGGCTCGCCAATGCCGAACGGGTGCTGGACTGCATCGAGGCGATTGTCCGCAAGGCACAAAGGAGGAAGAAGGAAAGCGCAATTCGATAGCAAGCGGCGGAGTGCGCGGTGCCGTCCGCCGGCCCAGTTTGCCCCCTCAACACGTCTCGATGCCTGTATGGTTCGAGGAGGGAGAGGGACAGATGACCGTTGCACTCGATACCGCCGCACCCGCCATCGCCGCTACCGATACCGACGCCGACCGTTGGGACGCCTTGCGCCGCCGCGATCCCGCCGCCGACGGGCGGTTCGTCTATGCGGTCCGCAGCACCGGCGTCTATTGCCGTCCCAGCTGTGCCGCGCGCCCGGCCCGGCCGGAGAATGTCGTGTTCTACGACACCAATGCCGAGGCGGAACGGGCGGGTTTCCGCCCGTGCAAGCGCTGCCGCCCGGACGGCCAGAGCCAGGCCGAGCGGCGGGCCGATGCCATCGCCCGCGCCTGCCGCCTGATCGACGAGGCGGAGGAGGTCCCGCCGCTGGACCGGCTTGCCGCCGCCGCCGGACTGAGCCCGCACCACTTTCACCGCATCTTCAAACAGACGACCGGCGTCACCCCGCGAGCCTATGCCGAGGCCCGCCGCGCCGCCCGCGTCGCCGGCAGCCTGCAGGAGGCCGGCAGCGTGACGGAGGCGATCTACGAGGCCGGCTATGGCTCGTCCGGTCGCTTCTACGAGACGGCGGGGGCTCGGCTGGGCATGACGCCCACCGCCTACCGCCGCGGCGGGGCGGGGGAGGCGATCCGCTTCGCGGTCGGGGCCTGCTCGCTGGGCTCCATCCTGGTGGCGGCGACGGAGCGCGGGGTCTGCGCCATCCTGCTGGGCGACGATCCGGAGGACCTGCTGCGCGACCTGCAGGACCGCTTCCCCAAGGCCGAGCTGATCGGTGGCGACACCGGCTTCGAGGCGACCGTGGCGCAGGTGGTAGGGTTGGTCGAGGCGCCGGGAACCGGGCTGGCCCTGCCGCTGGACATCGGCGGCACCGCCTTCCAGCAGCGGGTCTGGCAGGCCCTGCGCGCGATTCCCGCCGGGCGGACCGCCAGTTACGCCGAGATCGCCCGGGCCATCGGCGAGCCGGCGGCGGTGCGGGCGGTGGCGCGGGCCTGTGGCGCCAACCCGCTGGCGGTCGCGATTCCCTGCCACCGGGTGGTGCGATCCGACGGCGGCCTGTCCGGCTACCGCTGGGGCGTGGAACGCAAGCGCGACCTGCTGGAAAGGGAACGGGTGCACGACCGCAAGGAGTTGGCGCGGTGACGGCGGTGGACGATCTGGACTGGGCCCGCATCGGGGCGGAGCTCGATGCCGGCGGCCATGCTCTGACCGGGCCGCTTCTGGATGCCGGGACCTGTGCGGCGCTGGCCGGCCTCTATGGGCGGAACACCCCCTTCCGCAGCCGGGTGGTGATGGAGCGGCACGGCTTCGGCAAGGGGGAGTACAAATACTTCACCCACCCGCTGCCGGACCCGGTCGCTGCCCTGCGGGCTCCGCTCTACCGTCGGCTGGCACCCATCGCCAACCGCTGGGCCGAGGCGATGGGTCTCGACACCCGCTATCCGGCGGAGCATGCGGAGTTTCTGGAGCGCTGCCACGCCGCGGGGCAGACGCGCCCGACACCGCTTCTGCTGAAATACGGCCCCGGCGACTACAACTGCCTGCATCAGGACCTCTATGGCGAGACGGTGTTCCCGTTGCAGGTCGCCATCCTGCTGTCGGAGCCCGGCAGCGGCTTCACCGGCGGCGAGTTCGTGCTGACCGAACAGCGCCCGCGCATGCAGTCGCGCGCCACCGTCGTGCCGCTGGGGCTGGGCGAGGGGGTGATTTTCGCCGTGGACCAGCGCCCGGTCCAGGGCAGCCGCGGCCCCTACCGGGTCCGCCACCGCCATGGCGTCAGCCCGGTCAGGTCGGGCGAACGCTACACGCTGGGCATCATCTTCCATGACGCGGCGTGAAGCGTCACCCTGCCGCCGACGGCGCCCGCGATCCCATGCCGCGGGCGGGGGAGTAGCCGCGTACCGCCAGCGCCGCGAACAGCAGGGTCGCACCGGTGACCACGGCCAGCGCCAGCTCATCCACCTGCCCATACAGCGCAAAGCGGATCAGCTCCACCCCATGGGTGAAGGGGTTCAGGCTGCACAGCCACCACAGCAGCGGCCCAGCCTCCTCCATGCGGTAGAGCGGATAGAGGGCGGAGGACAGGAAGAACAAGGGGAAGACGACGAAATTCATCACCCCGGCGAAATTCTCCAGCTGCCGGATGGTGGAGGCCAGCACCATGCCGAGCGCGCCCAGCATCAGCCCGTTCAGCAGCAGGGCCGGCAGCACGGCCAGCGGCGCCCAGGCCGGCAGATCGATGCCGTAGAGCCGGACGATCAGCAGGAAGGCCGCCACCTGCAGCACCGACACCACCACCCCGCCCAACAGCCGCGCCAGCAGCAGGAAGCCGCGCGGCAGCGGGCTGGTCAGCAGGATGCGCATGCTGCCCATCTCGCGGTCGTAAACCATCGACAGCGAGCCCTGCATGCCGTTGAACAGCTGGATCATGCCGATCAGCCCCGGCACGATGTAGGTCTCGTAGGGGATGTAGGTCTCGTAAGGCGGGATGATGGCGATGCCGAGCGCCGCCCGGAAGCCCGCGGCGAAGACGAAGAGCCAGACCAGCGGCCGGACCAGCGCGCCCAGGAAACGTTCGCGCTGGTGAACGAAGCGCAGAACCTCGCGCGCGACGATTCCCTGGAAGGCGATCCACCATCCGCTCATGCCGCGGCCTCCGCATTCGCGCCAATATTGGCAGCCGGTCTGGCGGCGGTCAGCCGGTCGAAGCTCTCGGCCACGGTGGCGCAGCCGGTCTCGGCATTCACCGCGGCGACCGGGCCGCTGGCCCGCACCCGGCCGCGGTGCAGGACCACGACATGGTCGGTGGCCGGGTCGATCTCGTCGATCAGGTGGGTGGCCCACAACACGGCGATCCCGTCCTCGGCGCACAGCGCATGGACATGGCGGATCAGGGTGCGGCGGGCGGGGATGTCCAGCCCGACCGTCGGTTCGTCGAGCAGCAGCAGGGTGGGGCGGTGCAGCAGGGCGCGGGCGATTTCCACCCGCCGGCGATGCCCGCCGTTGAGCGCGCGGACCTTCTCGCCCCGCCGTTCGAACAGCGACAGGCGGGTGAGTTCCGTCTCGATCCGGCGGTCGGCCTCGCGCCGTCCGATGCCGTGCAAGGCCGCGAAATAGCGCAGATTCTGCACCACCGTCAGGTCGAGGTCGAGCGTCGGCTGCTGGAACACCACCCCCAACCGGGCCAGCGCATCGCCGGGTGTCTGCGCCATGTCGTGGCCGTGGATGCGCACCCGGCCCGCGGTCGGGCGAAGCAGCCCGGTGGCCAGCGCGAACAGCGTGCTCTTGCCCGCCCCGTTGGGGCCGAGCAGGCAGGTGAAGGCACCCGGCATCACGCGGAACCCGACATCCTCCAGCGCATGGCGCTCCCCGCCATAGCTGTGGCGCAGCCCCTCCACCTCCAATGCCGGCACCGTCATCCTGCTGCTCCCGTTTTCCATCACCCCTTGACGACGACGCCCCAGGGATAGCGGCCGACCTTGATCGACTTCGTCACCTTCAGGCTGTCGACGTCGATCACCGACACATCGCTGCTGACCCCGTTGGTGCTGTAGAGGGTCTTCTGGTCGGGCGTCAGCGCCAGATGCCAGACGCGGCGGCCGACCAGCAGGTAATCCTTCACCGCGAAGGTCCTGGCGTCCACCACCGCGACATGGTTGGCCGGGCCGAGCGCCACGAAGGCATAGCGGCCGTCGTCGGTCAGCTTGACGCCCACCGGCTGGATGCGGTCCTTGGCGACGCCCTTGATGTGGAAATCGATGGTCTTCGTGACCTGGCGCGTGGCGGTGTCGATGACACTGACGGTGCCGCCGATCTCCGACGACACCCACAGCTGCGTGCCGTCCCTGGTGAACTCCGCATGGCGCGGGCGCGGACCGACCAGGGTGTTGTCGACGACCTGCCGCTTTTCCACGTCGATCCAGTGGACCATGCTGGTGGTCTCCGACGTGTTGACGGCCCATCGCCCATCGGGGCTGACGTCCATGCCTTCCGGTTCCACCCCGACATCGACCTGGAAGGCGACCTTGCGCGAGGGCACGTCGACCACGGTGACGACGTTGCTGTCCTCGTTGGCGATG encodes the following:
- a CDS encoding ABC transporter permease; its protein translation is MSGWWIAFQGIVAREVLRFVHQRERFLGALVRPLVWLFVFAAGFRAALGIAIIPPYETYIPYETYIVPGLIGMIQLFNGMQGSLSMVYDREMGSMRILLTSPLPRGFLLLARLLGGVVVSVLQVAAFLLIVRLYGIDLPAWAPLAVLPALLLNGLMLGALGMVLASTIRQLENFAGVMNFVVFPLFFLSSALYPLYRMEEAGPLLWWLCSLNPFTHGVELIRFALYGQVDELALAVVTGATLLFAALAVRGYSPARGMGSRAPSAAG
- a CDS encoding ABC transporter ATP-binding protein, translating into MTVPALEVEGLRHSYGGERHALEDVGFRVMPGAFTCLLGPNGAGKSTLFALATGLLRPTAGRVRIHGHDMAQTPGDALARLGVVFQQPTLDLDLTVVQNLRYFAALHGIGRREADRRIETELTRLSLFERRGEKVRALNGGHRRRVEIARALLHRPTLLLLDEPTVGLDIPARRTLIRHVHALCAEDGIAVLWATHLIDEIDPATDHVVVLHRGRVRASGPVAAVNAETGCATVAESFDRLTAARPAANIGANAEAAA
- a CDS encoding 2OG-Fe(II) oxygenase; amino-acid sequence: MTAVDDLDWARIGAELDAGGHALTGPLLDAGTCAALAGLYGRNTPFRSRVVMERHGFGKGEYKYFTHPLPDPVAALRAPLYRRLAPIANRWAEAMGLDTRYPAEHAEFLERCHAAGQTRPTPLLLKYGPGDYNCLHQDLYGETVFPLQVAILLSEPGSGFTGGEFVLTEQRPRMQSRATVVPLGLGEGVIFAVDQRPVQGSRGPYRVRHRHGVSPVRSGERYTLGIIFHDAA
- a CDS encoding DEAD/DEAH box helicase, producing the protein MLDGVPVADPSPEAPPSPQSPAALTVQSEGELAVRLAALARRPGGVLLLARSDGRAARLAHLAGDIAPDLDVVLLPIDETAAGDRAAPSRAVLGRRAAGLMRLADVAAPAAGRLVVASADLALQRLPPREAWTGARFRVTRGMAYDEAAWRGWFARAGYVLDERVDEPGEAAIRGAVVEMFPGDGDRPVRCDIADGVVRELRLYDPVSQRSIASIDEVTLGPVSDLIVGPEMLDWLTANLAKLGYVLPADLRRELEKGRRPYAFDLQLPNVFDDCPLLLDLLPDALVVLDAGARDRIEARADDLAESGPDRRIRRDDACILPVPALERRLIDAESLDERFAARDVLPVELTTGPAVEAARTERTLLRRAAALVGEGGAVLLAAHPGGGPDEADRLAERAEAALGRPVPRLDRWPDPPLAPGGCAVLALRTGGGFVCDGMTVLVAPRHAGDAGRGAPARPPLAPSELAPGDFVVHLDYGIGQLVGLEAIASDDGAGGETTADFLVLDYAHDDRLLVPTSDFDRLWRHGSADTGARLDSLKNASWLDRRAVLEAEIGETAKGILREARRRARETAPVIDPPADRMRRFGARFGFDLTEGQHHAIRSVLDAMRRGHPMDHLACADVGYGKTEVALRAAAAVAFAGHQVAVMAPTSVLARQHLDVFRRRFAGFGLTVEPLTGAMTKAEGERVRAGLADGSVDIVIGTHALLSKDVRFLRLGLMVVDEEQRFGAAQKQALKRRTKGVHSLALSATPIPRTLQGALAGLRGLSIIDTPPARRRPVRTAVTPRDPTTARAALLRELGRGGQAFCVTPRIADLSELEDWIRELVPAARIAVAHGRLGAAALDDAVMGFVDGESDILLSTPIIESGIDIPRANTLLLFRPDLFGLGQLHQLRGRVGRGAVQGYAYLLTDPDHPLEERAARRLGSLEVIESLGGGFVLSMLDLDQRGAGDLLGEDQTGHLRAVGTELYQRILADALRSLRRQPDERWDPEVTVAVPHCIPAAYIPEEELRIGLHRRIARTRDAGELDALREEMEDRFGPLPDPVERLLAVASLRCRCRALGIASLGCGPAGVAATLRGDRADKRAATLAKRSKGLLRAQDDRLTAALEAPDADGRLANAERVLDCIEAIVRKAQRRKKESAIR
- a CDS encoding polysaccharide pyruvyl transferase family protein, producing MANILVMIPSGEVYDHDCVRWYAYQDIQRSIGHYHNIGDAFVFDSSLKLLTYDKLDVLEIREFRQEAVDRINAEYDYVFLRGSNYIHDSMDWPAATLQVLTKLRIPVIAFGVGAQAPATGKLTLSEESKRIWRTIADKSTTLGVRGTYTAEVLWDLGIKNTRIVGCPTAFRNRDPELRIDLPALDSVRKVGITMRREVSKHYSPDVRKYLERHRDFVKDISRRFDTVLMMQGEVEEKKLLWGTGEQKAEAWTQLHENAWLKQWYFDDGMDALYRERLWYSDVVADYETLVRSKDLVLGYRLHGNLMALSNATPSVYFSYDSRTAEFAETFAIPCYNVYSDKPFVLEEYWDQNLFEKFNRTYYQRYRDMREFLDENYVPHRMPSHTLRRTTDRKAA
- a CDS encoding YVTN family beta-propeller repeat protein — encoded protein: MTSARLPWLPLTASLLTAFLASAASAQTIYVSNEKDNSLSVIDGKTLAVVDTIKVGKRPRGITLSKDGSQLFICASDDHAVQVLDLASKKVVHNLPSGEDPEQFALSPDGKSLFIANEDSNVVTVVDVPSRKVAFQVDVGVEPEGMDVSPDGRWAVNTSETTSMVHWIDVEKRQVVDNTLVGPRPRHAEFTRDGTQLWVSSEIGGTVSVIDTATRQVTKTIDFHIKGVAKDRIQPVGVKLTDDGRYAFVALGPANHVAVVDARTFAVKDYLLVGRRVWHLALTPDQKTLYSTNGVSSDVSVIDVDSLKVTKSIKVGRYPWGVVVKG
- a CDS encoding glycosyltransferase family 4 protein, with translation MSKTKRALIISHGHPSFSLGGGEVASYNLHNGLHDLPGWESHYLARVAPPIAQHRGSALMALRQKEREVLYYANDYDHFRLSNRNLPGLEKDFVRYVRDLQPDVVNFHHFLGLGIETIQAVRQALPRVPIVVTLHEYLSICHHHGQMVKTSRNTLCYRASPADCAGCFPHIGEAEFFKRELFLKTFLEQADFYVSPSNFLIDRYVDWGLPREKFRMIENGLTIEGIAPPRPVTRGGKRNRFAFFGQLTEFKGAHLLVEAVSRLSDKAWGEDGALMIFGGNLERQPEAYQKRFNDAVEKAGDRVRFYGSYRSAELPGLMKDVDWMVIPSIWWENSPVVIQEAFLHGRPIIASNIGGMAEKVTHGVDGLHFRNGSVEDLVDRMTEALTSPDLWDRLRLRIRRPIDRAECARQHAEVFDALLAAGGAAPSIPERAVAQRS
- the ada gene encoding bifunctional DNA-binding transcriptional regulator/O6-methylguanine-DNA methyltransferase Ada; amino-acid sequence: MTVALDTAAPAIAATDTDADRWDALRRRDPAADGRFVYAVRSTGVYCRPSCAARPARPENVVFYDTNAEAERAGFRPCKRCRPDGQSQAERRADAIARACRLIDEAEEVPPLDRLAAAAGLSPHHFHRIFKQTTGVTPRAYAEARRAARVAGSLQEAGSVTEAIYEAGYGSSGRFYETAGARLGMTPTAYRRGGAGEAIRFAVGACSLGSILVAATERGVCAILLGDDPEDLLRDLQDRFPKAELIGGDTGFEATVAQVVGLVEAPGTGLALPLDIGGTAFQQRVWQALRAIPAGRTASYAEIARAIGEPAAVRAVARACGANPLAVAIPCHRVVRSDGGLSGYRWGVERKRDLLERERVHDRKELAR